In one window of Deltaproteobacteria bacterium DNA:
- a CDS encoding sigma-54-dependent Fis family transcriptional regulator: MAFILVVDDEYKMRHILKIMLGLKGHNVEGAQDGETALAMVRERPYDLVISDIRMPGMDGLVLLDHIQAMECPCPVIIITAYATIDSAVEAMKKGAVDYITKPFEESRIILTVEKALGVSKILTENRELKEELNRSIGNADLVCVSKAMKHLLKAAQKVAVKADTTVLITGESGTGKEIVARFIHQNSPRAQRRFVTLNCAAITANLVESILFGHEKGAFTGADRRKQGFFEYASGGTLFLDEIGDLPLEVQAKLLRALQEKTIQRVGGNEPLGVDVRVICATNQDLESMAKQGKFRPDLFYRINVFPLHIPPLRERIEAIVPMAEHFMRKFRERPSEGPLLTQGAKRVLLDHSWPGNVRELANAVERAVIMAGEEPVTAEHLSFLRANKVRSGSVDAWRLPASGLSLEALERDLIRQALEMTDNNQSAAARLLGLTRSKLRTRVKQLEGFS; encoded by the coding sequence ATGGCTTTCATATTGGTAGTTGATGATGAATACAAAATGCGACACATCCTGAAGATTATGCTGGGCCTTAAGGGGCATAACGTGGAAGGTGCCCAGGACGGTGAAACAGCTCTGGCAATGGTTCGGGAAAGGCCTTACGACCTGGTTATCTCGGATATACGGATGCCCGGAATGGATGGTCTCGTCCTCCTTGATCATATCCAGGCAATGGAATGCCCCTGTCCGGTCATCATCATTACGGCATATGCAACTATTGACTCCGCTGTCGAGGCCATGAAGAAAGGGGCTGTGGACTATATTACCAAGCCCTTCGAGGAGTCACGCATAATACTGACGGTAGAGAAGGCACTTGGCGTATCGAAAATCCTGACGGAGAACAGAGAACTCAAGGAGGAACTGAACAGATCTATAGGTAATGCCGATCTGGTATGCGTATCCAAGGCCATGAAACATCTTTTAAAAGCGGCACAGAAAGTGGCTGTAAAAGCGGATACAACGGTCCTGATTACCGGCGAATCCGGTACAGGCAAAGAAATAGTGGCGAGATTCATCCACCAGAATAGTCCCAGGGCCCAAAGGCGTTTCGTAACACTCAACTGCGCGGCAATAACGGCAAACCTGGTGGAAAGCATTTTGTTCGGTCATGAAAAAGGGGCCTTTACCGGGGCAGACAGACGAAAACAGGGATTTTTCGAATACGCAAGCGGGGGAACACTCTTCCTGGATGAGATAGGGGATCTTCCACTGGAGGTCCAGGCGAAGCTCCTGAGGGCCCTTCAGGAAAAGACCATACAGCGTGTTGGTGGAAATGAGCCCCTCGGAGTGGATGTCAGGGTGATCTGTGCCACAAATCAGGACCTTGAATCCATGGCCAAACAGGGAAAATTCAGGCCGGATCTCTTTTACAGGATTAATGTTTTCCCTCTGCACATCCCCCCGTTAAGGGAAAGAATAGAGGCTATAGTGCCGATGGCGGAGCATTTCATGCGTAAATTCCGTGAGAGGCCTTCAGAAGGACCTCTCCTCACTCAAGGAGCCAAAAGGGTCTTGCTGGACCACTCCTGGCCCGGAAATGTGAGGGAGCTGGCAAACGCCGTGGAGAGGGCCGTCATCATGGCCGGAGAGGAACCTGTAACTGCGGAGCACCTGTCTTTTTTGAGAGCCAACAAGGTGCGGAGCGGATCCGTTGATGCCTGGAGGCTTCCCGCAAGCGGCCTGTCCCTGGAGGCATTGGAGCGCGATCTTATACGTCAGGCCCTGGAAATGACAGATAATAACCAGAGTGCCGCAGCCAGACTATTAGGCCTTACCCGTTCAAAGCTCAGGACCAGGGTAAAGCAGCTGGAGGGATTCAGTTGA
- a CDS encoding manganese-dependent inorganic pyrophosphatase codes for MAVYVFGHKSPDTDAITAAIAWAELQKMLGVDAVPCRQGNLNPETELVLKKFGFDVPELRTDVTGEKYMLVDHSDIKQAPDNWDKGELLAIVDHHKIGDITTPNPILFCAMPYGCTGTVLRILYEDVYKKEIPANVAGIMMSAILSDTVLFKSATCTPEDKKAVEALAKIAGIDNPLDWGMEMAKAKSAVEGVPARDLVFRDYKDFDMSGNNVGIGQLELVSLDLVANMRDDLYAEIEKVKAEGNRHSVFLMLTDIMQEGTDLMAVTDDPGIVEKAFGKALEGRTVWLPGVMSRKKQMVPPLEKAFAS; via the coding sequence ATGGCTGTTTACGTATTTGGACACAAGAGCCCGGACACAGATGCCATAACTGCTGCCATCGCTTGGGCGGAACTGCAGAAGATGCTGGGAGTTGATGCTGTACCATGCAGGCAGGGAAATCTCAATCCTGAGACAGAGCTGGTGCTCAAGAAGTTTGGTTTTGATGTCCCTGAGCTTCGTACGGATGTGACTGGCGAGAAGTATATGCTGGTGGATCACAGTGATATCAAGCAGGCCCCGGACAACTGGGACAAAGGGGAGCTGCTTGCCATAGTCGATCATCACAAGATAGGAGATATTACCACTCCTAATCCTATCTTATTCTGTGCTATGCCCTATGGATGCACAGGTACTGTTCTCCGCATACTTTACGAAGATGTTTACAAGAAAGAGATCCCTGCAAATGTAGCCGGTATCATGATGTCGGCCATCCTGAGCGATACGGTGCTCTTCAAGTCGGCAACCTGTACTCCTGAAGACAAAAAGGCCGTAGAGGCACTCGCAAAGATAGCCGGAATTGATAACCCCTTGGACTGGGGCATGGAGATGGCCAAGGCCAAGAGTGCAGTGGAAGGCGTGCCCGCAAGGGATCTGGTCTTCCGTGACTACAAAGACTTTGATATGAGCGGCAATAATGTGGGCATTGGCCAGCTTGAGCTGGTATCTCTGGACCTGGTTGCCAACATGAGAGACGATCTCTACGCTGAGATTGAAAAGGTCAAGGCCGAAGGGAACCGTCACAGCGTCTTCCTCATGCTTACTGATATCATGCAAGAAGGCACCGATCTCATGGCCGTTACAGATGATCCCGGTATTGTTGAGAAGGCCTTTGGCAAGGCACTCGAGGGCCGGACTGTCTGGCTTCCCGGTGTAATGAGCCGGAAAAAGCAGATGGTCCCACCTCTGGAAAAGGCCTTTGCCTCATAA